In Holophagaceae bacterium, one DNA window encodes the following:
- a CDS encoding DUF111 family protein has product MAHAQARLMEAGALDVWVTSATFKKGRSGWVLGMILEPSRLEPLTQIISAELPTLGLRYWPLHRLEADRRFSTADVEGESVPVKEGSWEGSPIANRNSKTPGALRKNSSSPCGMCRKRPRRGADAAGAPAIRRPRPVPE; this is encoded by the coding sequence GTGGCCCACGCCCAGGCCCGCCTCATGGAGGCCGGGGCCCTGGATGTCTGGGTGACGTCCGCAACCTTCAAGAAGGGCCGCAGCGGCTGGGTGCTCGGCATGATCCTGGAGCCATCCCGGCTCGAGCCCCTGACCCAGATCATCAGCGCGGAGTTGCCGACCCTTGGACTGCGATATTGGCCCCTGCATCGGCTGGAAGCGGACCGCCGGTTTTCAACTGCGGATGTCGAGGGCGAATCTGTGCCCGTGAAGGAAGGCAGCTGGGAAGGATCACCCATCGCCAACCGGAATTCGAAGACGCCAGGCGCGCTGCGGAAAAACTCAAGCAGCCCCTGCGGGATGTGCAGAAAAAGGCCGAGGAGGGGGGCTGATGCAGCCGGAGCTCCTGCGATTCGAAGGCCGCGTCCTGTTCCTGAGTGA
- a CDS encoding DUF1292 domain-containing protein, protein MAHEGHEHGPDCNHEDDDSFEIEVVELEDENGEKEEFAILEEVDFEGRHFCVLAPLEEVQAQNDGKDSEEGLSLEIFEVKDDMFTALEDEEMAERLMKHLDEVAAKLEAEEEKD, encoded by the coding sequence ATGGCCCACGAAGGACACGAGCACGGACCCGACTGCAACCACGAGGACGACGATTCCTTTGAAATCGAAGTCGTGGAGCTTGAGGACGAAAATGGCGAAAAGGAAGAATTCGCCATCCTGGAAGAGGTGGACTTCGAAGGCCGCCATTTCTGCGTGCTGGCTCCCTTGGAAGAGGTCCAGGCCCAGAACGATGGCAAGGACAGCGAAGAGGGACTGAGCCTCGAGATCTTCGAGGTGAAAGACGACATGTTCACCGCCCTTGAAGACGAAGAGATGGCCGAGCGGCTCATGAAGCACCTTGATGAAGTGGCCGCCAAGCTCGAAGCCGAAGAAGAAAAGGACTGA
- a CDS encoding molybdenum cofactor biosynthesis protein MoaE has protein sequence MPLEANALRALVSDPAAGAIVVFEGTARNHHQDQVVESLAYEAFIPMAEAELRRLRTESMSRFELCRCAIHHRIGAVPLLEAAVVIAVSSAHRKEAFEAVAWLMDRIKESVPIWKREKYPQGGEAWVEGADRPPL, from the coding sequence ATGCCCCTGGAAGCCAACGCGCTGCGGGCCTTGGTTTCCGATCCCGCCGCGGGGGCCATCGTGGTGTTCGAAGGCACGGCGCGCAACCACCACCAGGACCAGGTTGTGGAGTCCCTGGCCTACGAGGCTTTCATCCCCATGGCCGAGGCAGAACTCCGGCGATTGCGCACGGAGTCCATGAGCCGCTTCGAGCTCTGCCGCTGCGCCATCCACCACCGCATCGGCGCAGTGCCCTTGCTGGAAGCCGCCGTGGTCATCGCTGTCTCCAGCGCCCACCGGAAAGAGGCATTCGAGGCGGTCGCATGGTTGATGGACCGCATCAAGGAAAGCGTGCCCATATGGAAACGGGAGAAGTACCCGCAGGGTGGCGAAGCATGGGTAGAAGGCGCGGACCGCCCGCCCTTGTGA
- a CDS encoding L-lysine 6-transaminase — MTHLNIQPNDVFDALQRHILVDGFHLVMDLEKSHGSWIVDARDGKKYLDFYTFFSTAPLGHNHPKLNTPEFRARLGAIALHKPANSDIYTTDYAEWVEAFATHAAPAYLPHLFWIDGGALAVENALKAAFDWKVRKNLANGKGEKGSKVIHFKEAFHGRTGYTMSLTNTADPRKHQYFPKFDWPRIPNPKLSFPLTAENLTQVESAEREAVRAIEAAVAQDPDDIACFIIEPIQGEGGDNHFRPEFLMALRRLADEHEFLLIFDEVQSGFGTTGKWWAHQHFNVQPDIIAFGKKTQACGIAAGPRLDEVDSVFKVPSRINSTWGGNLVDMVRGTRIIEIMVEEQLLDNCAKQGERLLKGLQEIAADFPGFTSNPRGKGLFCALDMATPELRNQIVSRSHELGMMLLSSGTHGLRFRPALNLKTEDLDLGVELLRRSIADVVNSLPGSRTGEAATEKSAPILV; from the coding sequence ATGACCCACCTCAACATTCAGCCCAACGACGTTTTCGATGCCTTGCAGCGACATATCCTGGTGGACGGATTCCATCTAGTCATGGACCTGGAAAAGTCTCATGGCTCCTGGATCGTGGATGCCCGCGACGGGAAGAAATATCTGGATTTCTATACCTTTTTCTCCACGGCTCCCCTCGGGCACAACCATCCGAAACTGAACACGCCGGAATTCCGCGCGCGCCTTGGGGCCATCGCACTGCACAAGCCCGCGAATTCGGATATCTACACCACCGATTACGCCGAATGGGTCGAGGCCTTCGCCACCCACGCAGCGCCCGCCTATCTGCCTCACCTGTTCTGGATTGACGGAGGCGCCCTGGCCGTCGAAAACGCGCTGAAGGCCGCCTTCGATTGGAAGGTCCGCAAGAACCTGGCGAACGGAAAGGGCGAAAAAGGCTCCAAGGTCATCCACTTCAAGGAGGCCTTCCATGGCCGCACAGGCTACACCATGTCGCTCACCAACACCGCGGATCCGCGAAAACACCAGTACTTCCCGAAATTCGACTGGCCGCGCATCCCGAATCCAAAACTCTCCTTCCCTTTGACGGCTGAGAACCTTACCCAGGTCGAATCAGCCGAGCGGGAGGCCGTCCGAGCCATCGAGGCGGCGGTGGCACAGGATCCTGACGATATCGCCTGCTTCATCATCGAGCCCATTCAAGGGGAAGGCGGGGACAACCACTTCCGTCCAGAATTCCTGATGGCATTGCGGCGGCTGGCGGACGAACATGAGTTCCTGTTGATCTTCGATGAAGTCCAATCGGGTTTTGGAACCACCGGCAAATGGTGGGCCCACCAGCATTTCAATGTCCAACCGGACATCATCGCCTTCGGGAAGAAGACCCAGGCCTGCGGGATCGCGGCAGGACCGCGGTTGGATGAGGTCGACAGCGTCTTCAAAGTGCCATCGCGCATCAACAGCACCTGGGGGGGCAATCTGGTGGACATGGTGCGTGGCACCAGGATCATCGAAATCATGGTGGAAGAGCAGCTGCTGGACAACTGCGCCAAGCAGGGTGAACGCTTGTTGAAGGGCCTCCAGGAGATTGCGGCGGACTTCCCCGGGTTCACCTCGAATCCCCGCGGGAAGGGGCTCTTCTGCGCCCTGGACATGGCCACGCCGGAACTCCGGAATCAGATCGTTTCAAGGTCCCATGAATTGGGCATGATGCTCCTCAGTAGCGGGACCCACGGCCTTCGTTTCCGCCCAGCCCTGAACCTCAAGACCGAAGATCTGGACCTGGGCGTGGAGTTGTTGCGCCGAAGCATCGCGGATGTCGTGAATAGCCTTCCTGGCTCGCGTACCGGCGAAGCCGCCACCGAGAAATCCGCCCCTATTTTGGTCTAG
- the rnhA gene encoding ribonuclease HI, protein MSLRPAVELYCDGACLGNPGPGGWGYLLRLGEKEKEGSGGEPDTTNNRMELLAAIRGLEALTTPCEVLLFSDSQYVVKGIQTWLAGWKRNGWRKADKQPVLNVEHWQALNAQLQRHHVEARWVKGHAGHAENERVDVLANQAARSIP, encoded by the coding sequence GTGTCGCTTCGTCCCGCGGTCGAGCTGTATTGCGATGGCGCCTGCCTGGGCAATCCCGGGCCCGGCGGCTGGGGCTACCTGCTCCGCCTCGGTGAAAAGGAGAAGGAAGGCAGTGGCGGGGAGCCGGATACCACCAACAACCGCATGGAACTCCTGGCCGCCATCCGGGGGCTGGAAGCGCTGACGACGCCCTGCGAAGTGCTGCTGTTCAGCGACAGCCAATACGTGGTGAAGGGGATCCAGACCTGGCTTGCGGGATGGAAAAGGAACGGCTGGCGGAAAGCCGACAAGCAACCAGTGCTCAACGTGGAGCATTGGCAGGCCTTGAACGCCCAGCTTCAACGCCACCACGTTGAAGCCCGATGGGTCAAGGGCCACGCGGGCCACGCCGAGAACGAACGTGTGGATGTCCTGGCGAACCAGGCGGCCCGCTCCATTCCATAA
- a CDS encoding energy transducer TonB: MATYTRLGSFLLAGELTADPIGHIQRGVSIVGSAFDHHWLVRTFSEELLQAGLASKLGEASKLLPQLSGSKAFGQGYRIESSAPPHVTCDYVPGRTLAQMIEKAKVEQIPLGVDHALSILQGIAHGVTHLHTKGLGHGLLTPHGIWVSFEGATEILDAPYSQAIRQLLPKAPVTKGSLEAYIRETGGNALQQDFFSMGTILYELLTFEKFPVMAEPAFAASKATLKAAQEDSPVPPEILSLLKRLLGVGEPFENVQAFNAEMDHVLYDGDYSPTTFNMAFFMHTLFREENDRDGAAVKAEQADNFAAYSSEADSIHASRPHSEVSEAEQAQTTRVSKKGLYGGIAAAVVAVGVLGFFALKPKGESEEIIKMRTELAQLQAAQAEKEQQLAGASQANKEKLDILKKQQSEAKSAVDQARLEQQIREEERMKQELDQKKTDLKKQQDEARAKAAQIAQAAAPQPVPKTTPVKVEPPKPEPAKAEPPKPAAAAPAPTPARVQDPQPTPPVAQPPPSAPTIVQETAAAALNKAQPTFPMRAKQMRFEVDKPHSVKVKVFVDAQGRPQKVTVISGVDGAWGFNEAAHDAASRSTYTPATRDGKPVAGYTIVEYVFGPAGRR; the protein is encoded by the coding sequence ATGGCTACCTACACACGGCTTGGTTCCTTTCTGCTGGCTGGTGAACTGACAGCGGATCCCATCGGCCACATTCAACGTGGCGTGTCCATCGTGGGCAGCGCCTTTGATCACCATTGGCTCGTGCGCACCTTCTCCGAGGAACTGCTGCAGGCAGGCCTGGCTTCGAAGTTGGGCGAAGCGAGCAAGCTGCTTCCCCAGCTCAGCGGCTCCAAGGCCTTTGGCCAGGGCTACCGCATCGAGAGCTCGGCGCCTCCCCACGTCACTTGCGACTATGTGCCCGGGCGCACGCTGGCCCAGATGATCGAGAAGGCCAAGGTCGAGCAGATCCCCTTGGGCGTGGACCATGCCTTATCCATTCTGCAAGGCATCGCTCATGGCGTGACCCACCTGCATACCAAGGGCCTCGGCCACGGCCTCCTCACGCCCCATGGCATCTGGGTGAGCTTCGAGGGCGCCACGGAGATCCTGGACGCCCCCTATTCCCAGGCCATCCGCCAATTGCTGCCCAAGGCCCCGGTGACCAAAGGGTCCTTGGAAGCCTATATCCGCGAGACGGGCGGCAATGCTCTGCAGCAGGACTTCTTCTCGATGGGCACGATTCTATACGAGCTGCTCACCTTCGAAAAATTCCCGGTCATGGCCGAACCGGCCTTCGCGGCCAGCAAGGCGACCCTCAAGGCCGCCCAGGAAGACTCTCCGGTTCCACCCGAGATCCTGAGCCTGCTGAAGCGGCTGCTGGGGGTCGGCGAACCTTTCGAGAACGTCCAGGCCTTCAACGCTGAGATGGACCACGTCCTTTACGACGGCGATTACAGCCCCACGACCTTCAACATGGCCTTCTTCATGCACACCCTGTTCCGTGAAGAAAACGATCGGGATGGCGCTGCCGTAAAAGCCGAACAAGCCGACAATTTCGCAGCCTATTCATCCGAGGCGGACAGCATTCATGCCTCCAGGCCCCATTCCGAAGTGAGTGAGGCCGAGCAGGCCCAGACCACCCGGGTCAGCAAGAAAGGCCTTTATGGAGGCATCGCTGCAGCCGTGGTTGCGGTGGGCGTGCTCGGATTCTTCGCCCTCAAACCTAAGGGGGAAAGCGAAGAAATCATCAAGATGCGCACTGAACTGGCGCAGCTCCAGGCCGCACAGGCCGAAAAAGAGCAGCAGCTAGCCGGGGCGAGCCAGGCCAACAAGGAAAAGCTCGACATACTGAAGAAACAGCAATCGGAGGCGAAGTCGGCTGTGGATCAGGCCAGGCTCGAACAGCAGATCAGAGAAGAAGAACGCATGAAGCAGGAACTGGATCAAAAGAAAACGGATCTGAAGAAACAACAAGATGAAGCCCGAGCCAAGGCCGCGCAGATCGCGCAGGCGGCTGCGCCCCAGCCGGTTCCGAAAACGACGCCCGTGAAGGTGGAACCGCCCAAGCCTGAGCCTGCAAAAGCAGAACCACCCAAGCCCGCCGCAGCCGCACCCGCACCCACGCCCGCACGCGTGCAGGACCCCCAGCCGACCCCCCCGGTCGCCCAGCCTCCGCCATCCGCGCCCACCATCGTCCAGGAAACCGCCGCGGCGGCTCTGAACAAGGCTCAACCCACTTTCCCGATGCGCGCCAAACAGATGCGCTTCGAGGTCGACAAGCCCCATTCCGTGAAGGTGAAGGTGTTCGTGGATGCCCAGGGCCGGCCGCAGAAGGTCACGGTCATCAGCGGCGTTGATGGAGCTTGGGGCTTCAACGAGGCCGCCCACGACGCAGCGTCCCGGTCAACCTACACGCCAGCCACACGGGATGGAAAACCCGTGGCCGGCTACACCATCGTCGAGTACGTGTTCGGACCTGCTGGCCGTCGTTGA
- a CDS encoding ComEC/Rec2 family competence protein gives MAWALAAACGLPWLLPEDWTGHLGKSWILGGWILVLLASLLIRHRRLAVIPLAAVLVWGTFGNLRQRALWESQLPSDLQVLEGSIDALWTPQGDQLVSALEISSPSVLKGYRWRLSIPWPGDQPRIQPPPPGTPVRLRAELRPVDPAPRFLVERPLWRARSDRTPRRIHLASALQFEILGKPNPSPLLRLQSFVRARFAALPLTDPTARDLWGALALGISPVHEETTSAFAESGTLHILIVSGLQVTLVMAAVQALLRRLLGRGGSVGAVVAGVAYAAVVGFSAPVWRGLFMGLAWALGGASGWKLPPVLGLHLALLLWLLGHPAAGCEPGFLLAWWALLALIWGSEPLAGLVAPLLGTHALTAARFTSPWLATLPLLALFHGGVPLWGAAANVVVLPLVALLTPVCLFLTLVPVPGLVQGIGILLAWTGGSLVPFFAHVTPMATALLWPWILLILGWLGLAHAQSQMGRTRAWIVALVAASAALLITGGIGRQATTLSLEAMDIGQGDALLLRIPEGDATLIDTGPAPWAARRIARVLSRRGVTEPLHLVITHPHGDHAGGWTTLTRLRPFATVALPQMADASDPWMVFRPAGDRTRGGLHRGDEWSVGKATVSVRWPPKPFDLPDANMVSTILRVRWQDRELWLMGDALQEI, from the coding sequence TTGGCCTGGGCTCTGGCCGCGGCCTGCGGGCTGCCTTGGCTGCTGCCCGAGGATTGGACGGGCCACCTCGGAAAGTCCTGGATCCTTGGGGGCTGGATTCTCGTGTTGTTGGCCTCCCTGCTGATCCGCCATCGCCGATTGGCGGTGATTCCCCTCGCCGCGGTCCTGGTCTGGGGCACTTTTGGAAACCTGCGCCAGCGGGCTCTTTGGGAATCACAACTCCCGTCGGATCTGCAGGTTCTTGAAGGCAGCATCGACGCCCTTTGGACCCCGCAGGGTGATCAACTGGTCAGCGCCCTCGAGATTTCCTCGCCATCCGTTCTGAAGGGCTACCGATGGCGCCTCAGCATCCCGTGGCCCGGCGATCAGCCGCGGATTCAGCCACCGCCGCCCGGAACTCCTGTGCGCCTGCGGGCGGAACTCCGTCCCGTGGATCCGGCTCCGCGCTTCCTCGTGGAGCGCCCGCTCTGGCGGGCCAGGAGCGATCGCACCCCTCGGCGCATCCACCTCGCCTCGGCTTTGCAATTTGAAATTCTTGGCAAACCGAATCCATCACCGCTCTTGCGCCTCCAGTCCTTCGTGCGGGCGCGGTTCGCAGCACTGCCTCTGACGGACCCTACGGCCCGGGATCTATGGGGCGCCCTGGCTTTGGGCATCTCACCGGTCCATGAAGAAACGACATCGGCCTTCGCGGAGAGCGGGACGCTGCACATTCTGATCGTCTCGGGCCTCCAGGTCACTTTGGTGATGGCCGCGGTGCAGGCTCTGCTTCGCCGCTTGCTGGGCCGCGGAGGTTCCGTGGGCGCTGTGGTCGCAGGTGTCGCTTATGCGGCGGTCGTGGGGTTTTCGGCGCCCGTGTGGCGCGGCCTTTTCATGGGCCTGGCGTGGGCCTTGGGTGGCGCCAGCGGATGGAAGCTGCCGCCGGTGCTGGGTCTCCATCTCGCGCTGCTGCTTTGGCTCCTGGGACATCCCGCCGCGGGCTGCGAGCCGGGATTCCTCCTGGCCTGGTGGGCCTTGCTGGCCCTGATCTGGGGTTCCGAACCGCTGGCGGGTCTGGTGGCTCCTCTTTTGGGAACGCACGCGCTGACCGCGGCCCGTTTCACATCGCCTTGGTTGGCCACCTTACCGTTGTTGGCTCTTTTCCATGGCGGCGTCCCCTTGTGGGGCGCCGCGGCAAATGTCGTGGTGCTGCCCCTGGTGGCCCTGCTGACGCCCGTGTGCCTTTTCCTGACATTGGTCCCGGTTCCCGGCCTGGTTCAGGGCATCGGCATCCTGCTCGCATGGACAGGGGGTTCCCTGGTGCCCTTCTTCGCCCACGTCACACCGATGGCCACCGCCCTGCTCTGGCCCTGGATCCTGCTGATCCTAGGCTGGCTGGGATTGGCCCATGCCCAATCGCAGATGGGCCGCACGCGTGCCTGGATCGTTGCCCTGGTGGCCGCATCTGCCGCTCTGCTCATCACCGGGGGCATTGGCCGTCAAGCCACGACCTTGAGCCTCGAGGCCATGGACATCGGCCAGGGAGATGCGCTCCTGCTGCGGATTCCAGAAGGCGATGCCACCCTGATCGATACTGGACCGGCCCCATGGGCGGCCCGGCGCATCGCGCGAGTCCTGAGCCGCCGGGGTGTCACGGAGCCATTGCACCTTGTCATCACCCATCCCCACGGCGATCATGCCGGAGGTTGGACGACGCTCACGAGGTTGCGGCCTTTCGCCACTGTGGCGCTCCCGCAGATGGCCGATGCCAGCGATCCATGGATGGTGTTCCGGCCCGCCGGCGACCGCACGCGAGGCGGCCTGCACCGAGGTGATGAGTGGTCCGTCGGGAAGGCCACCGTTTCCGTGCGGTGGCCGCCAAAACCCTTCGATCTGCCGGACGCCAACATGGTGTCCACCATACTGAGGGTGCGATGGCAGGACCGCGAACTCTGGCTCATGGGGGATGCGCTCCAGGAGATCTAG
- a CDS encoding phosphorylase yields the protein MKLLLAAFPPELGDLKDDPPAGWFVDTTGVGAATAAAATAFLLERRKPERVLFIGSCGAYDERLPIGTIFSPDFVLATSVEEERGESYRPSIEAVRWLCTWDLPFPHHPVVTPPAITRSEDGVRLLSRMAPAEHLELNGVFAACNAAGVPVAAALIVVNEVGPDAHDQWLKNHMVLGQRLIDVLQASGALEME from the coding sequence CCGCCCGCTGGCTGGTTTGTGGACACCACGGGCGTCGGCGCTGCAACCGCAGCGGCCGCCACGGCCTTCCTCCTGGAACGGAGGAAGCCGGAGCGTGTGCTCTTCATCGGCAGCTGCGGGGCCTACGATGAACGGCTGCCCATCGGCACCATTTTCTCGCCGGATTTTGTCCTGGCGACCTCGGTCGAAGAAGAGCGAGGTGAATCCTACCGTCCCAGCATCGAGGCCGTGCGGTGGCTCTGCACCTGGGATCTGCCCTTCCCGCATCATCCGGTCGTCACACCGCCGGCCATCACCCGCAGCGAGGATGGCGTCAGGCTTCTGAGCCGCATGGCGCCCGCCGAGCATCTGGAATTGAACGGGGTGTTCGCAGCCTGCAACGCGGCGGGCGTGCCCGTGGCAGCAGCCCTCATTGTGGTGAATGAGGTGGGACCCGATGCCCATGACCAATGGTTGAAGAATCACATGGTGCTGGGTCAGCGCCTTATTGATGTGCTGCAGGCCTCGGGTGCGCTTGAAATGGAATGA